The following are encoded in a window of Armatimonadota bacterium genomic DNA:
- a CDS encoding LptA/OstA family protein yields MRIKALVIIIAAIVVAAVVSVAAQDTTKAKTDAKKSEDVLYRADASVAKWGDANTAVLSGNVKFVHIDTTLTSDKILFDHKANTADSPGPVKITDPECDITGKKGSADFKKRLGVVEGDVMMLLKPKLTPEEQKARQDKDSQDVKAKLKEPTTISCPKLEYQYKKKIATATGGVSFKQEKRAASADKAIYDIKAEKVTLIGHVKAVDENGQTFETLDQVTFSLKKGDEKMEGTNVSGSFKIDMEE; encoded by the coding sequence ATGCGTATTAAGGCGCTTGTGATTATTATTGCGGCAATTGTGGTTGCGGCAGTTGTATCGGTCGCTGCTCAGGATACAACGAAAGCTAAAACCGACGCAAAAAAGTCTGAGGATGTCCTCTACCGTGCCGACGCGAGTGTCGCCAAATGGGGAGATGCGAACACTGCCGTTTTGAGCGGCAATGTAAAGTTCGTCCATATCGATACCACGCTCACATCAGATAAAATTCTCTTTGACCACAAAGCCAACACCGCCGACTCTCCGGGGCCTGTCAAGATCACCGACCCCGAGTGCGACATCACCGGAAAGAAGGGCTCAGCCGACTTTAAGAAAAGGCTGGGTGTTGTCGAGGGCGATGTGATGATGCTCCTTAAGCCTAAATTGACACCTGAAGAGCAAAAGGCGCGGCAGGACAAGGACAGCCAGGACGTAAAAGCCAAACTCAAAGAGCCTACCACAATATCCTGTCCCAAACTCGAGTATCAGTATAAGAAAAAAATTGCCACGGCCACTGGCGGCGTCTCTTTTAAGCAGGAAAAGAGGGCCGCAAGCGCTGATAAGGCGATCTATGATATCAAGGCTGAGAAGGTCACACTCATCGGGCATGTTAAGGCTGTCGATGAGAATGGCCAGACGTTCGAGACACTGGACCAGGTCACTTTTTCGCTCAAGAAGGGTGACGAGAAGATGGAAGGAACCAACGTCAGCGGCTCGTTCAAGATCGATATGGAGGAGTGA
- a CDS encoding BON domain-containing protein has translation MVTHKDRQIEELVTVALRNDSRIDLSEISVRVDDGVVYLSGTVDSAAEKRAACEDLQAATGIGRIVDQLAIRNYVDRSDEELQNSVRQFLVRDIDVDANPIDVEARGGVVTLKGRVASYAQKLEAECVAWWIPGVTDVISHLEVDGILDQVAEETD, from the coding sequence ATGGTCACACACAAAGACAGGCAAATCGAGGAACTTGTCACTGTTGCTCTTAGGAACGATTCGCGTATCGATCTGAGCGAGATCAGCGTGCGCGTTGATGACGGGGTTGTGTATTTGTCAGGCACGGTCGACAGCGCTGCGGAAAAAAGAGCCGCCTGTGAAGACTTGCAGGCTGCTACGGGCATAGGTCGGATTGTCGATCAACTTGCAATTCGTAATTATGTGGACCGCAGTGATGAAGAACTGCAAAACTCCGTCAGGCAGTTTCTCGTTCGTGACATTGATGTAGATGCGAACCCGATTGATGTCGAAGCAAGAGGCGGAGTCGTGACGCTGAAGGGCAGGGTGGCCTCGTACGCGCAGAAACTCGAGGCGGAATGCGTGGCGTGGTGGATACCCGGCGTCACGGATGTCATCAGTCACCTCGAAGTGGACGGCATTCTCGATCAGGTGGCTGAAGAAACGGATTAG
- the lptC gene encoding LPS export ABC transporter periplasmic protein LptC produces the protein MGHKLHKQIAAAAVIILVLLAWALRHYAPYSGRSSVKAAPAVVLAMEDVRLVGLGHDGKLWSAKAERVEIGQNRSIAKLSKISGGKIYDGSKVVLNAKAGEAVYDTYSKNLALSSGVEIQGEDGQKVAGNGLVWNSQTSSLRSMGGVSFQTKWGNASVGRLVADLKSKELKMWNISMRIRLSGADELQEAR, from the coding sequence ATGGGACACAAACTGCACAAACAAATAGCCGCGGCAGCGGTGATAATACTTGTTCTGCTCGCATGGGCTCTGCGGCACTATGCGCCCTATTCCGGGAGAAGCAGTGTCAAGGCGGCTCCCGCGGTTGTCCTTGCCATGGAAGACGTGCGTCTTGTCGGTCTCGGCCATGACGGCAAACTGTGGAGCGCCAAAGCCGAGAGAGTTGAGATCGGCCAAAATCGCTCAATAGCAAAGCTCAGCAAGATCAGCGGCGGCAAGATTTACGACGGCTCAAAGGTTGTGCTCAACGCAAAGGCCGGAGAGGCTGTCTATGACACATACAGCAAGAACCTGGCTCTCAGCAGCGGCGTGGAGATACAAGGTGAGGACGGCCAGAAAGTCGCTGGAAACGGTCTTGTATGGAACTCTCAGACATCCTCGCTGCGTAGCATGGGAGGAGTGAGCTTTCAGACAAAGTGGGGCAATGCCTCCGTCGGCAGGCTCGTTGCAGATCTGAAAAGTAAAGAGTTGAAGATGTGGAACATAAGTATGAGAATCAGGCTCAGTGGTGCTGACGAACTTCAGGAGGCGCGATAG
- a CDS encoding dipeptide epimerase, with amino-acid sequence MRYNLVMQYIDYIHARCIDLPLREAFETSQRRATSSPIVLVELISGDVVGYGEATPVRYVTGEDITSVLNDIDTASQALRGARLNEFRLSSKKLAQVLPYGKSARAGIEMAIFDAFCKSLKIPLYAFLGGAPLRIETDVTIPICPPEHARDKAIELAAVGFKQFKVKVGKNKDEDIARVVAISEGSPGCKFIIDANQAFSPSQAVAFIDELLERKLGIRAYEQPVDAADLDGMRYVTERSNVPVFADESVQTPKDVIDIIHYGAAKGINVKIQKSGMVGALEIKSICRAAGLELMFGCMLESKIGQSAACHIGCGTNAFSVFDLDSDMLLADQPVKGGAIRRGSILKVSDKPGLGCEITQ; translated from the coding sequence GTGCGGTATAATCTGGTTATGCAATATATCGACTATATTCATGCGCGCTGTATTGACCTGCCTCTTCGCGAGGCATTTGAGACCTCTCAGAGGCGCGCCACATCATCACCGATTGTTCTTGTCGAGTTGATTTCGGGTGATGTTGTCGGCTACGGAGAAGCAACGCCTGTGCGCTATGTTACGGGCGAGGATATTACCAGTGTGCTCAACGATATCGATACCGCTTCACAAGCCCTGCGGGGTGCGCGCTTAAACGAGTTCAGGCTATCATCCAAGAAGCTCGCGCAGGTGCTTCCATACGGCAAATCGGCCAGAGCGGGGATCGAGATGGCCATCTTTGATGCGTTTTGCAAAAGCCTCAAAATCCCTTTGTATGCCTTTCTAGGCGGAGCGCCCCTGAGAATTGAGACCGACGTGACCATTCCCATCTGTCCGCCGGAGCATGCTCGTGACAAGGCAATAGAGCTTGCCGCGGTCGGCTTTAAGCAGTTCAAGGTCAAGGTCGGCAAAAACAAAGACGAGGATATTGCGCGTGTCGTCGCAATATCTGAGGGCTCGCCTGGGTGCAAGTTCATCATAGATGCCAACCAGGCTTTTAGCCCATCACAAGCGGTCGCATTTATTGATGAACTCCTAGAACGAAAACTTGGAATCAGGGCATATGAGCAGCCGGTTGATGCGGCCGATCTGGATGGGATGCGTTATGTCACTGAGAGATCGAATGTGCCCGTCTTCGCCGACGAATCCGTGCAGACTCCCAAAGATGTGATTGATATCATACACTATGGAGCCGCCAAGGGTATAAACGTCAAAATTCAGAAGTCAGGCATGGTGGGGGCGCTGGAGATAAAGTCAATATGCCGGGCGGCGGGCCTTGAGCTTATGTTCGGCTGTATGCTCGAATCGAAGATCGGCCAATCAGCCGCGTGCCATATAGGATGTGGAACAAACGCTTTCAGTGTTTTTGATCTCGATTCCGATATGCTGCTTGCCGATCAGCCTGTAAAGGGTGGGGCAATACGGCGCGGGTCTATCCTCAAAGTATCGGATAAGCCCGGACTCGGATGCGAGATTACGCAGTAG
- the recO gene encoding DNA repair protein RecO has product MRTYSAGAIVLRRIDLGEKDRILTIFAREQGKLSAVAKGARRPGSKLAGVSEPFTYAKMFLSSGRDLDVLSQAEIRESFPNVKRSMAGIAYAVYMMELTNSFVDERQPNPDLFDTLLSAMYVLESGADPEITARYFELQSLAILGYEPHFEACLRCGKKIKRERIAFSPALGGIVCAGCGVPPNDAIWVPGAIVSYVQALKNAEPQMLKNFKFPKGALRDLSNVLRWHIRYRLEHDLKSPDFIDSIAHME; this is encoded by the coding sequence ATGCGAACATACTCCGCCGGCGCGATAGTCCTGCGAAGGATAGACCTGGGTGAAAAAGACCGGATCCTGACGATATTTGCTCGGGAGCAGGGCAAGCTCTCTGCTGTGGCAAAGGGCGCAAGGCGGCCCGGCAGCAAACTGGCAGGTGTCAGCGAGCCCTTTACGTATGCGAAGATGTTTCTATCATCCGGGCGCGACCTCGACGTGCTTTCACAGGCGGAGATAAGGGAATCATTTCCGAATGTGAAGAGGTCGATGGCCGGAATCGCTTACGCGGTCTACATGATGGAATTGACGAATAGTTTCGTGGACGAAAGACAGCCCAACCCCGATCTTTTCGACACCCTGCTGAGCGCGATGTATGTCCTCGAAAGCGGCGCTGACCCGGAGATTACGGCGCGGTATTTCGAACTGCAGTCACTTGCGATCCTGGGCTACGAACCTCACTTTGAGGCATGTCTGAGGTGCGGCAAAAAGATCAAACGCGAGCGGATAGCATTCAGCCCGGCGCTGGGTGGAATAGTCTGCGCAGGCTGTGGTGTGCCGCCCAACGACGCGATATGGGTCCCCGGCGCGATTGTCTCATATGTGCAGGCGCTCAAAAACGCGGAGCCGCAGATGCTTAAGAATTTCAAGTTTCCGAAGGGTGCTCTGCGAGACCTGTCAAATGTTCTAAGGTGGCATATTCGGTATCGACTCGAACATGATCTAAAGAGCCCGGATTTCATTGACTCAATTGCGCACATGGAGTAA
- a CDS encoding ATP-binding protein, with product MARTPNQQNSPDNPLCDPENVRITDLLQQDSAMEIVNAFRMDGKSDAGIFVRQGSDICLLDDLYELKEWTCLPCTVSLAGKVLETGKSQQSSEEDGVMAVAHPIWLWYRGKSYMKGCLAASPPPDVTRTEIRSCGYILGSIADTLSEKISATFLSEVVNRDRHALEERLRLVDNTITNVINNVSAAFVLIDRDMRIAWHNRMLGRMCGKADISGKVCHKEIWKSDQICAGCMVEQTFETGKPQSGNLRLDSSSSGAHHYKVATAPVVDEYDEVRYVLEFVQDITAARETESELARYKRLVNNSDDLMLICSGKFEILAANHKFLEKTGYTEREVIGMNALCILPPDEFERAYGADMLRTTGIAMENAWVLRKDGSVIPAQMFATYDTEADVYEAVFRDMSERIHLEEEINIRSKELQEQNKKVLAAIEEKNRFFRSVSHELRTPLTSIIGFAELLLEDNEEPLSERQKSQLSRVVGNSHKLLAMVNELLDMSRLDAGRMRLECASVNLEDMLGQIVSNMMPLAQNKKLRVSVNIPEKLPSIMTDEQKLGQIIVNLFSNAIKFTQSGSVKISAVRDGKWVLISVADTGAGIPETELDEIFREFSRGSNSEPRNVGTGLGLAIAKRLAVFLSGEISVESKLGHGSTFTLKLPITPDKVVECAV from the coding sequence TTGGCAAGAACTCCAAATCAACAAAACTCTCCGGACAATCCCCTGTGCGATCCTGAAAACGTACGGATTACCGATCTTCTGCAGCAAGACAGCGCGATGGAAATCGTCAATGCCTTTCGTATGGACGGCAAGTCGGATGCCGGCATTTTTGTCCGGCAGGGCTCAGATATTTGCCTTCTGGACGACCTGTATGAACTGAAAGAATGGACGTGTCTGCCGTGCACTGTCTCGCTTGCCGGAAAGGTGCTTGAGACCGGCAAATCGCAGCAAAGCAGCGAAGAGGACGGCGTAATGGCCGTGGCTCACCCAATATGGCTGTGGTATCGCGGAAAATCCTACATGAAAGGATGTCTGGCAGCCTCCCCGCCACCAGATGTGACAAGGACTGAGATTAGATCATGCGGTTATATTTTAGGAAGTATAGCCGACACACTCTCGGAAAAGATATCCGCAACTTTTCTGTCCGAAGTTGTGAACCGAGACCGCCATGCGCTTGAAGAAAGACTCCGGCTTGTTGATAACACAATAACAAATGTGATAAACAACGTTTCGGCGGCATTTGTCCTTATAGATAGAGACATGAGGATCGCTTGGCACAACCGCATGCTCGGCAGAATGTGCGGAAAAGCAGATATTAGCGGCAAGGTATGCCACAAAGAGATTTGGAAAAGCGATCAGATATGTGCGGGCTGTATGGTTGAGCAAACATTTGAGACCGGCAAACCGCAGTCAGGTAATCTTCGCCTGGATTCAAGCTCAAGCGGCGCTCATCATTACAAGGTTGCGACCGCACCCGTAGTTGATGAGTATGATGAGGTTCGATATGTCCTTGAATTTGTTCAAGATATTACCGCGGCTAGGGAGACCGAGTCAGAACTCGCTCGCTACAAACGTCTTGTCAACAACTCCGATGATTTGATGTTGATATGCAGCGGCAAGTTCGAGATACTGGCGGCAAACCATAAGTTTTTAGAGAAAACCGGCTACACAGAGAGAGAGGTCATTGGAATGAATGCATTATGTATTCTTCCGCCGGATGAATTTGAGAGAGCCTATGGTGCCGATATGCTGCGAACGACTGGCATAGCAATGGAGAATGCGTGGGTTCTCAGAAAGGACGGTTCCGTAATTCCAGCTCAGATGTTTGCGACATATGACACTGAGGCTGATGTATATGAGGCTGTCTTCAGGGATATGTCGGAGCGCATTCACTTAGAAGAGGAAATAAATATCAGATCAAAAGAACTCCAGGAGCAAAACAAAAAAGTCTTGGCTGCAATTGAGGAGAAAAACCGTTTCTTCCGCAGTGTCTCACATGAACTGCGAACTCCTCTGACATCCATCATCGGCTTCGCCGAACTGTTGCTGGAAGATAATGAGGAGCCTCTGTCAGAACGTCAAAAGTCGCAGTTGAGCAGAGTTGTGGGCAACTCGCACAAGCTTCTTGCGATGGTCAATGAGCTTCTGGATATGAGCAGGCTCGATGCGGGACGAATGCGACTTGAATGCGCAAGCGTCAATCTCGAAGATATGCTGGGCCAGATTGTGAGCAATATGATGCCGCTTGCTCAGAACAAAAAATTGCGCGTCAGCGTCAATATCCCCGAAAAACTGCCCTCTATCATGACTGACGAGCAAAAACTGGGGCAGATTATAGTAAACCTGTTTTCTAATGCGATCAAGTTTACTCAAAGTGGAAGTGTTAAGATCAGCGCTGTGAGAGACGGCAAATGGGTTTTAATTTCCGTAGCTGATACTGGCGCGGGCATACCGGAAACCGAACTGGATGAAATATTCAGGGAGTTTAGCCGTGGAAGCAATTCAGAACCAAGAAATGTCGGCACCGGTCTGGGGCTGGCTATTGCGAAACGCCTTGCGGTGTTCCTCAGCGGCGAGATAAGTGTGGAAAGCAAACTAGGCCACGGATCGACTTTTACTCTCAAACTGCCGATTACACCGGACAAAGTGGTTGAGTGTGCGGTATAA
- a CDS encoding family 20 glycosylhydrolase translates to MTQDSTLYLAPVPKKFSMRQGENNPTGKKYIQLVTDEPQCLMPAAKQTGLDLEISASPLAPKELVGLRFIIDVAAGMPVDGYKLVIKPDVIEITSSTPAGAFYGACTLKQITRQSGKKLPCLVISDWPDLAERGVMLDISRDKVPTMETLYHLIDLLAEWKINQFQLYTEHTFAYLAHPTVWEHASPMTGEQILQLDAYCREKFIELVPNQNSFGHLRRWLKHDKYRPMAELPHGGNTDWGYMDEPYSISPASKKSLPFLAGLYDELLPHFTSCSINVGCDETVDLGFGRSKKLCKERGTDRVYLDFLMGIYKLVTERGRTMQFWGDIIIRHPELIPELPKDIVALEWGYEAKHPFAENSAKFAESGIPFYVCPGTSAWSTLTGRTENAIGNIANAAKNGLANGAIGMLNTSWGDNGHWNPNSVEYLGFMAGAMASWNSKPDMKKTIAQNLSIHAFGDMTLKSGKAFYDLGNAYLIFKKRAFNCAIPWIAIFRDKENDPLLKNIKSEEFDEMEDFLKDIEKNLSGEKMTSSDADIVRQELAFLFNIMHLSVKGGKVRLGGPKPSGFDAEGAQIKDEHRKVWLLRNRPGGLEDSIKNIKV, encoded by the coding sequence ATGACACAAGACTCGACACTGTACCTGGCGCCGGTGCCTAAAAAGTTCTCGATGCGACAGGGAGAAAACAATCCCACAGGTAAAAAATACATACAGCTTGTCACTGATGAACCTCAGTGCCTTATGCCTGCGGCAAAGCAGACCGGGCTTGATCTGGAGATCTCCGCAAGTCCGCTCGCTCCAAAAGAGCTTGTCGGCCTGCGCTTTATTATAGACGTAGCCGCAGGTATGCCTGTTGACGGCTACAAGCTGGTCATAAAACCGGATGTGATTGAGATCACAAGCTCAACACCCGCAGGCGCTTTCTACGGCGCATGCACTCTCAAGCAGATAACACGGCAGTCCGGTAAAAAGCTGCCGTGCCTGGTTATCTCTGACTGGCCGGACCTTGCCGAACGCGGCGTCATGCTCGATATCAGCAGGGACAAGGTCCCTACGATGGAGACACTCTATCACCTTATAGACCTGCTCGCGGAATGGAAAATCAATCAGTTCCAGCTTTATACTGAGCACACATTCGCATATCTCGCCCACCCGACCGTCTGGGAGCATGCAAGCCCGATGACCGGCGAGCAGATACTTCAGCTCGATGCCTACTGCCGCGAGAAGTTCATTGAACTCGTTCCCAACCAGAACTCTTTCGGTCACCTTCGCAGATGGCTCAAACATGACAAATATCGACCTATGGCCGAACTGCCTCATGGCGGCAATACAGACTGGGGATACATGGATGAACCCTACAGTATCAGCCCCGCCAGCAAAAAGAGCCTGCCGTTTTTAGCCGGTCTATATGATGAACTGCTGCCGCACTTTACAAGCTGCAGTATCAACGTCGGATGCGATGAAACTGTCGATCTTGGCTTCGGACGAAGCAAAAAACTCTGCAAGGAACGCGGGACCGACAGAGTCTATTTAGACTTCTTGATGGGAATATATAAACTGGTCACTGAGCGCGGGCGCACAATGCAATTCTGGGGAGACATTATAATTCGCCACCCCGAATTGATACCCGAACTGCCAAAAGATATCGTTGCGCTCGAATGGGGATATGAAGCAAAACACCCATTCGCTGAAAACTCAGCTAAATTCGCCGAGTCCGGTATACCGTTCTATGTCTGCCCCGGAACTTCAGCATGGAGCACGCTCACCGGAAGGACCGAAAATGCCATAGGCAACATAGCCAATGCCGCAAAGAATGGACTCGCAAATGGTGCCATAGGTATGCTAAACACCAGTTGGGGAGACAACGGCCACTGGAACCCGAACTCAGTCGAATATCTTGGATTCATGGCGGGCGCTATGGCTTCGTGGAATTCAAAACCGGATATGAAAAAAACTATCGCCCAAAACCTCTCGATTCACGCATTCGGCGATATGACCCTTAAGTCCGGGAAGGCGTTCTACGACCTCGGAAATGCCTATCTGATATTCAAAAAACGCGCGTTTAATTGTGCTATCCCATGGATCGCAATCTTCAGAGACAAGGAAAATGATCCGTTGCTCAAGAATATCAAATCTGAAGAGTTCGATGAGATGGAAGACTTCCTCAAGGATATCGAGAAAAACCTCTCCGGTGAGAAGATGACCTCATCGGACGCTGATATCGTGCGGCAGGAACTAGCATTCCTGTTTAACATTATGCATTTGTCCGTAAAAGGCGGAAAGGTGCGATTGGGCGGACCCAAGCCGAGCGGATTTGATGCCGAGGGTGCACAGATTAAGGATGAGCACCGAAAAGTATGGCTCCTACGCAACAGGCCGGGCGGTCTTGAAGACAGCATAAAGAATATAAAGGTGTGA
- a CDS encoding MarC family protein — protein sequence MDFQTFITELMTLAVAFIIVLDPLGALPILVSLDSCLGAKERRGLVYRAIIGATILLLVFIFTGTLMLSLFNITLDDMRIGGGLLLVIIALNLVVHGRVSSEQTQEYRAAIVPLISPLLIGPGAITAAVVLATIHGVWITTLAALIAMFVCLLIFMATGIIHRIIGDSGTALVSRLMGVLIVTIGISYIRVGVLHLINR from the coding sequence ATGGATTTCCAAACATTTATAACCGAGCTGATGACTCTTGCGGTGGCTTTTATCATAGTGCTTGACCCGCTGGGAGCACTGCCTATCCTGGTGAGTCTGGATTCCTGTTTGGGCGCAAAGGAGAGACGCGGGCTTGTCTACAGAGCGATCATCGGCGCCACTATTTTACTTCTGGTGTTCATATTCACCGGCACACTGATGCTGTCGCTGTTTAATATAACGCTCGATGATATGCGTATCGGTGGCGGTCTGCTGCTGGTAATCATTGCTCTCAATCTTGTGGTTCATGGCAGAGTCAGTTCCGAACAGACGCAGGAATACCGCGCTGCGATTGTGCCGTTGATATCACCTCTTCTGATCGGTCCGGGTGCCATTACGGCTGCGGTCGTGCTTGCCACTATCCATGGCGTCTGGATAACTACCCTCGCTGCCCTCATTGCAATGTTTGTATGTCTGCTTATATTTATGGCAACAGGCATCATTCACCGTATAATAGGCGACTCCGGGACCGCGCTTGTCAGCCGTCTCATGGGTGTGCTTATAGTGACGATCGGCATAAGCTATATTCGTGTTGGTGTGCTTCACTTAATAAATAGATAG